In Gammaproteobacteria bacterium (ex Lamellibrachia satsuma), a single genomic region encodes these proteins:
- a CDS encoding NADH-quinone oxidoreductase subunit M, protein MITEIHWTAQSAYPILTTLQLLPLVVLMAILAMRENRLVPLIGIGGAVVELLLAINLWLNYDSHQGAMQFAERVELFGPLAYHASVDGVSVLFILLTALITLLMVIYGQVRQLLPHAWFLALVFAVEAALMSMFTTVDLLWFVLVSVVELGLVGILLARWSTSPESELAQTRYYQFMSTSILLLLIGIIILGWNHADAAGGDWTFDLIKLAQTPVSPGFQSVAFFLFFYGLAVRIPLFPLHGWLPLVAEHGTVAAAPVFLIGLKIGIYGMLRFILPLMPEAVMHWHQYIVAFAVAGIFYAALLAMLQVNLRRLLAFAVVSHTSVLVIGLFSLNQMAFEGAVMLSINFGLAITTLLFMQGFVYRRTHTLLMARLGGLFDSIPVIGITFLIAGLSIVGMPGTPGFDAAHLMLEGAIHRYGALITIAAALGNVVAAGFLLWAFQRAFLAPQDESQPVRKVDPTTWTELLISGVMILVLLGAGFYSELWLDLIEKSLDGLSALYMTPHV, encoded by the coding sequence ATGATTACCGAAATCCATTGGACCGCCCAGTCGGCCTACCCGATTCTCACCACGTTGCAGTTGTTGCCGCTGGTCGTGCTGATGGCGATCCTGGCCATGCGAGAGAACCGGCTGGTGCCTTTGATCGGCATAGGCGGTGCGGTAGTAGAACTGCTTTTGGCCATCAACCTCTGGCTTAACTACGACTCCCATCAGGGCGCCATGCAGTTTGCCGAACGGGTTGAGCTGTTTGGCCCCCTTGCCTACCATGCCTCGGTGGACGGCGTCAGTGTGTTGTTTATCCTGCTCACGGCGCTGATCACGTTGTTGATGGTGATTTACGGGCAGGTGCGACAACTGCTGCCCCACGCTTGGTTCCTGGCACTGGTGTTCGCGGTAGAAGCCGCCCTGATGAGCATGTTCACCACCGTCGATCTGCTCTGGTTCGTACTGGTATCCGTTGTGGAGCTGGGACTGGTGGGTATTCTGCTCGCCCGGTGGTCGACCTCCCCTGAATCAGAACTTGCCCAAACCCGCTACTACCAGTTCATGAGCACCAGCATCCTGCTGTTGCTGATTGGCATCATCATTCTGGGCTGGAACCATGCAGATGCAGCCGGAGGGGACTGGACATTCGACCTGATCAAGCTCGCTCAGACGCCTGTCTCTCCCGGCTTTCAGTCGGTAGCCTTCTTCCTCTTCTTCTATGGCCTGGCGGTGCGTATTCCGCTCTTTCCCCTGCATGGATGGCTGCCACTGGTCGCCGAACACGGTACAGTGGCAGCCGCACCGGTATTTCTTATCGGCCTCAAGATCGGCATCTACGGCATGTTGAGGTTTATCCTGCCACTGATGCCCGAGGCTGTCATGCATTGGCACCAGTACATCGTTGCCTTCGCCGTGGCCGGCATCTTCTATGCTGCACTGCTGGCGATGTTGCAGGTCAACCTGCGCCGGCTGCTGGCCTTTGCGGTGGTCTCCCATACCAGTGTGCTGGTGATCGGACTGTTCAGTCTCAATCAGATGGCTTTCGAAGGTGCGGTCATGCTGTCGATCAATTTTGGTCTGGCGATCACAACGCTGCTGTTTATGCAAGGTTTCGTCTATCGACGTACCCACACACTGTTGATGGCACGCCTGGGCGGACTCTTCGACAGCATACCGGTAATCGGCATTACATTTCTCATAGCAGGACTCTCCATTGTCGGCATGCCGGGAACCCCAGGCTTTGATGCGGCCCATCTGATGCTTGAGGGTGCCATTCACCGCTATGGCGCACTGATCACCATTGCCGCCGCCTTGGGCAATGTGGTGGCCGCAGGTTTCCTGCTCTGGGCATTCCAGCGTGCTTTTCTTGCGCCCCAGGATGAGTCCCAGCCTGTACGTAAGGTGGATCCAACTACATGGACGGAACTGCTCATCTCGGGCGTAATGATTCTGGTTCTGCTGGGTGCCGGATTTTACTCCGAACTCTGGCTCGATCTGATCGAGAAATCTCTGGATGGGCTGAGCGCGCTCTACATGACGCCTCACGTTTAG